In a genomic window of Nitrospiria bacterium:
- the pfkA gene encoding 6-phosphofructokinase, protein MRRIGVLTSGGDAPGMNAAIRAVTRAAIAAGMEVFGIRHGYAGLIAGDAVPLTARGVGGILERGGTMLGSTRSPEFKTEPARRRAVSALQAQGIEAVVIIGGDGSQAGAYDLSQMGVPVVGVASTIDNDLAGSEITIGVDTALNIALEAIDRLKTTASSHQRAFLVEMMGRDCGYLALMAGIAGGAEVIAIPEAPCDPEIIAQELRAAYDRGKSHAIAVIAEGAKYKAAEIAAYFHEHHQRIGFDLRVTLLGHVQRGGAPGAFDRILATRLGAGAVEALVRGQSGVLVGLLEGRVSTTPLAEVAHVRKPLDLSLLELARVLAR, encoded by the coding sequence ATGAGAAGAATCGGGGTATTGACCAGCGGGGGCGATGCCCCCGGAATGAATGCCGCGATCCGGGCCGTGACCCGGGCGGCGATTGCCGCGGGGATGGAGGTCTTCGGCATTCGACACGGGTATGCGGGGCTGATCGCCGGCGATGCCGTTCCGTTGACGGCGCGCGGGGTGGGCGGAATTCTTGAGCGGGGCGGAACCATGCTCGGGAGCACGCGCAGCCCGGAGTTTAAGACCGAACCGGCGCGACGCCGGGCCGTCTCGGCGCTCCAGGCTCAAGGGATCGAGGCCGTGGTGATCATCGGCGGGGACGGCTCCCAGGCCGGGGCATACGATCTTTCCCAGATGGGGGTGCCGGTGGTGGGGGTCGCCTCGACCATCGATAACGACCTGGCTGGCAGCGAGATCACCATCGGGGTTGATACCGCTCTCAATATCGCGCTGGAAGCGATCGACCGGCTCAAGACGACCGCCTCCTCTCACCAACGGGCCTTCCTGGTCGAAATGATGGGACGGGATTGCGGATACCTTGCGCTAATGGCCGGAATCGCGGGCGGCGCCGAGGTGATCGCCATTCCCGAAGCGCCCTGTGATCCGGAGATCATCGCTCAGGAACTTAGGGCCGCCTATGATCGGGGAAAATCCCACGCGATCGCCGTGATCGCCGAGGGGGCGAAATATAAGGCGGCCGAGATTGCGGCTTACTTTCATGAACACCATCAACGCATCGGGTTCGACCTTCGCGTGACGCTTCTTGGGCACGTGCAGCGGGGCGGCGCGCCGGGTGCGTTTGACCGAATCCTGGCCACGCGGCTGGGCGCCGGCGCGGTGGAAGCGCTGGTTCGGGGTCAGTCCGGCGTCCTGGTGGGACTATTGGAAGGTCGGGTTTCGACAACGCCGCTGGCCGAGGTGGCCCACGTCAGGAAGCCGCTGGATCTCAGTCTTCTGGAGTTGGCGCGCGTCTTAGCGCGATAA
- the gpmA gene encoding 2,3-diphosphoglycerate-dependent phosphoglycerate mutase translates to MRKLVLVRHGESLWNKENRFTGWIDVGLSEKGAREALDAARLLKQEGYTFDIAYTSVLKRAIKTLWIILEEMDLMWIPVHRSWRLNERHYGALQGLDKAETTRLHGEEQVLRWRRGYDVRPPSLTPDDERFPGRDPRYTGLRPDELPLTESLKDTVARFLPYWNETIAPAIQRGGRVLIAAHGNSLRALVKHLDRVSDEEIVGLNIPTGIPLVYELEEDLKPVRSFYLGDPARAKRAAQAVANQAKGKAK, encoded by the coding sequence ATGAGAAAATTGGTGCTAGTCCGTCATGGCGAGAGCCTCTGGAACAAGGAAAACCGGTTTACCGGCTGGATCGATGTCGGACTGAGCGAAAAAGGGGCCCGCGAGGCGCTCGATGCCGCGCGTCTTCTGAAGCAGGAGGGATACACCTTCGATATCGCCTACACCTCGGTGCTCAAACGCGCGATCAAGACTCTCTGGATCATCTTGGAAGAGATGGATCTTATGTGGATCCCGGTCCATCGAAGCTGGCGGCTGAATGAACGGCACTACGGCGCGTTACAGGGGCTCGACAAAGCCGAGACGACCCGGCTCCACGGTGAAGAGCAGGTGCTGCGATGGCGCCGTGGCTACGATGTACGCCCCCCGTCGCTCACCCCGGATGACGAACGCTTCCCGGGCCGCGATCCCCGCTACACCGGACTCCGGCCGGATGAGCTGCCGTTGACCGAAAGTCTCAAGGACACGGTGGCGCGATTTCTTCCCTACTGGAATGAGACCATCGCCCCCGCGATCCAACGCGGCGGGCGGGTCCTGATCGCGGCGCACGGCAACAGCCTGAGGGCGTTGGTCAAGCATCTGGATCGGGTGTCGGACGAGGAGATCGTCGGGCTCAACATCCCCACCGGTATCCCTTTGGTCTATGAGCTCGAGGAGGATCTGAAGCCGGTTCGGAGTTTCTATCTGGGCGATCCCGCTCGTGCAAAGCGAGCGGCTCAGGCGGTCGCGAATCAGGCGAAGGGAAAAGCGAAGTGA